In one Vicinamibacteria bacterium genomic region, the following are encoded:
- a CDS encoding CocE/NonD family hydrolase, with the protein MRVRSSFPRAIRAIENVFIPVCGGGRVAARIWIPEDADTSPVPAILEYIPYRKGDRMRDRDETMHGYFAGHGYAAVRVDLRGTGDSDGVLHDEYLTQEIDDARDVIQWIGAQSWCTGAVGMMGKSWGGFNALQVAARGGVENLRAVIAVCCSDDRYRDDAHFMGGALLNENLFWGLVLTSLRVMPPDPMNVNERWREMWLERLAAASPLADEWLRHQRRDDYWDQGSVSRDYRAITCPVYLVGGWADAYTNGIFRMLAGLEVPRKGLIGPWAHAYPQDGVPGPPIGFLQEALRWWDHWLAGRETGILNEPMLRAWMPDSKTPAAARHESSGRWIAEPKWPPAEERSRRLELGPGALLQAESQAASTVSIVSIQSPQSTGSQAGSWCPFGAEGMPRDQREDDGRSAFFDSTPLTERVEILGEPVLRLNLSCDRPVATLVARLVDVFPDGVSARVTYGILNLTHRSDHAEPEPMPFDTVVEVTLPLKHVAHAFLPGHRIRVALSTSYWPIVWPAPSEATLVLFTKGSSFELPIRTPRQADFELRGFDPPESAPSPATTEVTSGNTTGRVHHDPLTGESVREFQAEFAENDEPALSRIDATGMEFGDALGARFFIRDRDPLSARIEARHHARFQRAGWSVGTRVAARMWCDEAKFIIETDIEGFDGDERVFERRFRSEIPRDLA; encoded by the coding sequence TGCACGGCTACTTCGCCGGCCACGGCTACGCCGCAGTTCGGGTCGACCTGCGTGGCACGGGTGATTCCGACGGCGTCCTCCACGACGAGTACCTCACTCAGGAGATCGACGACGCCCGAGACGTGATCCAGTGGATCGGTGCTCAAAGTTGGTGTACCGGCGCCGTCGGCATGATGGGAAAGTCATGGGGTGGATTCAACGCCCTGCAGGTCGCTGCGCGCGGAGGGGTCGAGAACCTCCGCGCGGTCATCGCCGTCTGTTGCTCCGACGATCGATACCGAGACGACGCCCACTTCATGGGAGGCGCGCTTCTCAACGAAAACTTGTTCTGGGGCCTCGTGCTCACGTCTCTGCGCGTCATGCCTCCCGATCCGATGAACGTCAATGAGCGCTGGCGGGAGATGTGGCTCGAGCGCCTCGCGGCGGCCTCACCGTTGGCGGACGAGTGGCTCCGGCACCAGCGGCGAGACGATTATTGGGATCAGGGCTCCGTCTCGCGGGACTATCGTGCCATCACGTGCCCGGTCTACCTGGTGGGTGGCTGGGCGGACGCCTATACCAATGGCATTTTTCGTATGCTCGCTGGACTCGAGGTTCCGCGGAAAGGGCTCATCGGTCCCTGGGCGCATGCCTATCCTCAGGACGGGGTTCCCGGTCCCCCGATCGGATTTCTTCAAGAGGCCCTTCGCTGGTGGGACCACTGGCTCGCGGGACGTGAGACCGGGATCCTGAACGAGCCGATGTTGCGCGCGTGGATGCCCGATTCGAAAACACCCGCCGCGGCGCGCCACGAGTCATCCGGTCGATGGATTGCCGAGCCGAAGTGGCCGCCGGCCGAGGAGCGCTCCCGCCGGCTGGAGCTCGGTCCCGGAGCACTCCTTCAGGCCGAGTCTCAAGCTGCCTCGACCGTCTCCATCGTCTCCATCCAGTCACCGCAGAGCACGGGCAGCCAGGCAGGAAGCTGGTGCCCGTTCGGGGCCGAAGGCATGCCTCGCGATCAAAGAGAGGACGATGGCCGCTCGGCGTTCTTCGACTCCACCCCTCTCACCGAGCGGGTGGAGATCCTCGGCGAGCCCGTTTTGCGACTGAATCTCTCGTGTGATCGTCCCGTGGCCACTCTGGTGGCGCGCCTCGTGGACGTTTTCCCCGACGGAGTTTCGGCCCGAGTGACCTACGGGATCTTGAACCTGACACATCGCTCGGACCACGCCGAACCGGAGCCCATGCCCTTCGATACCGTCGTCGAGGTCACGCTGCCGCTCAAGCACGTCGCCCACGCTTTCCTGCCCGGCCATCGAATCCGAGTGGCTCTCTCGACTTCGTACTGGCCCATCGTCTGGCCCGCGCCTTCCGAGGCAACCCTTGTTCTGTTCACGAAGGGGTCGAGCTTCGAGCTTCCCATCCGGACACCGCGCCAAGCAGACTTCGAGCTCCGCGGCTTCGACCCCCCGGAAAGCGCACCCTCGCCAGCGACGACCGAGGTGACTTCGGGAAATACAACCGGCCGGGTCCATCACGACCCGTTGACGGGGGAGTCCGTGCGTGAGTTCCAGGCTGAGTTCGCCGAGAACGACGAGCCGGCTTTGTCGCGCATCGACGCGACGGGCATGGAGTTCGGCGACGCCCTCGGCGCGCGCTTCTTCATTCGCGACCGGGACCCGCTCTCGGCACGCATCGAGGCGCGCCATCACGCACGATTCCAGCGCGCCGGCTGGAGCGTGGGAACGCGGGTTGCGGCTCGCATGTGGTGCGACGAGGCAAAGTTCATCATCGAGACCGACATCGAAGGATTCGACGGAGACGAACGCGTCTTCGAAAGGAGATTTCGCTCGGAGATCCCGAGAGATCTCGCGTGA